In Palaemon carinicauda isolate YSFRI2023 chromosome 14, ASM3689809v2, whole genome shotgun sequence, the following proteins share a genomic window:
- the LOC137653828 gene encoding uncharacterized protein: protein MTELKRLITSRKFLRKSVTESFNQRDQFILLEASDKLALESKLTDNMARLKDLDLQIQGIKWSSEENESELMEELEACENYQDKLRSSLFKLQSPVPTTPSPPTPALPLLKRPTAPLPRYSGQENEDLTKFLSRFEAVINRYEYSDYEKFLLLKQQITGRALVLIDSLESHNQGYSKAKELLEKALASPDVQKFSTIKQLSELNLDKCDDPFEYVSKVKGIIENVRKLNISIDYILQYFVWTGLNEKFRDLLINITNHTWPSIEEISDNFFTACTRYSHHKKKVKVTDHSVDMAINVNFTPEGTSGATAKCYPCSLCSTVQEKASHNIRDCTNFISPVSKVEKLKSIDGSTRCGLASHSTEKCRYKFRYRCANCKGFHWNYLCTHPGENQSNDMGKKNLDLNKKKFHEKNKDKKDTKAKTPVERSQNNITTITEALNNSSEGDTILPTFTCNIGGSNVRCMKDSGCQSNFISEKLASRLNLPVIRECVKLTVNGINVPRSYDTKIVEVEMKFDRDSRVIYALCLPNINITLNLPKLNRVVNGFLSKGYKLADTRLLDGLEDISDIQLILGSKSSYCIPETEIVFGEKSIYSRTPHGVVLKGATETILHDLPYLPYAPEVSSSSYISITNRTPDYLPSEEAKFYQTSNIDFGKIEIRNESFVLEGEDDEVSGLVDIEKDVLDSVCDEALDRETSIYSETVEIHTQLVNYVLEKTTRNSEGRLVMPLLWNPRVSHLLGHNFNISEKILSGLQRKFQGNLDDTLKQINMVFKEQADAGIIERIENLDKFKKEHPESSFMPFMGIFKPDRETTKCRVVFLSNLSDKGSMNHNQTMHAGPTLNQKLSTSIINLRFGSKLCCFDIKKAFNNIGLEEVDQNRLCFLWFRNLEDGDFSIIGYKNSRLPFGLRCSPALLMLGLYKILILDSTNDSFPLMKLKRTIYQLSYMDNCAFTAETSECLLWMYTMLEDIFSPYKFSLQQFLSNDMSLQKEIDKIQETETPTKSKLLGLEWDRMSDTLSTKPIQLDINSSTKRQVLSTIASQFDLLNFNGPILNRARLFLHRLQCRPELDWDEKLTAPLINEWKNICKQANSAPSVEFPRNFGARTDKYKLVGFADSSKVLFGAAVYLYNISTNKIDFILARNKLVSKQLESKSIPSLELQALALTVETVK, encoded by the coding sequence ATGACTGAACTGAAGAGATTAATAACTTCTCGGAAGTTTTTAAGAAAGTCTGTTACAGAGTCGTTTAATCAACGTGATCAGTTCATCTTACTTGAAGCTTCAGATAAGCTAGCACTTGAGTCTAAATTGACTGACAACATGGCACGTTTGAAGGATTTGGATCTTCAAATACAGGGTATTAAATGGAGTTCTGAAGAAAACGAAAGTGAACTAATGGAAGAATTGGAGgcctgtgaaaattatcaagacaAACTACGTTCGTCTTTATTTAAGCTCCAATCGCCTGTACCGACTACACCATCACCCCCTACTCCAGCTCTTCCTCTTTTGAAGAGACCAACAGCTCCTTTACCTCGATACTCTGGTCAAGAGAACGAAGATCTAACCAAATTTCTATCTCGGTTTGAGGCAGTTATAAACAGGTATGAATACTCTGACTACGAAAAGTTTTTGCTCCTAAAGCAGCAGATAACTGGAAGAGCCTTGGTTTTGATAGATTCCTTGGAGTCTCATAACCAAGGATATAGTAAAGCAAAGGAGCTCTTAGAAAAGGCACTTGCTTCTCCAGACGTTCAGAAATTCAGCACCATCAAGCAGCTATCTGAGCTAAACTTGGACAAATGTGATGACCCATTTGAATATGTATCCAAAGTTAAAGGTATAATAGAGAATGTCCGTaagttgaatatttctattgattaTATTTTGCAATACTTTGTGTGGACAGGTTTGAATGAAAAGTTCAGGGATTTACTGATAAATATTACTAACCATACATGGCCTTCAATTGAAGAGATTAGTGATAATTTCTTCACTGCCTGCACAAGATACAGTCACCATAAGAAGAAAGTGAAAGTAACAGATCATTCTGTGGATATGGCAATAAATGTGAACTTCACACCAGAGGGAACTAGTGGAGCTACTGCAAAATGTTATCCATGCTCTTTGTGTAGCACAGTCCAAGAAAAGGCTAGCCATAACATCAGAGATTGTACGAATTTTATTTCTCCTGTTTCCAAAGTCGAGAAATTGAAGAGTATCGATGGAAGTACTAGATGTGGCCTGGCATCACATTCTACTGAAAAGTGCAGATACAAATTTAGATATCGGTGTGCAAATTGCAAAggttttcattggaattacttgtgCACTCATCCAGGGGAAAATCAATCCAATGACATGGGTAAAAAGAATCTGGACCTTAACAAGAAAAAGTTCCATGAAAAAAACAAGGACAAGAAAGACACAAAGGCGAAAACTCCTGTGGAAAGATCCCAGAATAACATTACTACTATTACAGAGGCTTTGAATAACTCAAGTGAGGGAGAtacgattcttccaaccttcacgtGTAACATAGGTGGATCCAATGTGCGTTGTATGAAAGACAGTGGATGTCAATCCAAttttatatctgaaaagttggcaAGCAGATTGAATCTACCAGTCATACGAGAGTGTGTTAAACTTACTGTGAATGGTATCAATGTCCCTAGAAGTTATGACACCAAAATTGTTGAGGTGGAAATGAAATTTGACAGGGATTCAAGAGTCATTTATGCATTGTGCcttccaaatataaatattactttgaatCTTCCCAAGTTGAACAGAGTTGTGAATGGATTTCTGTCAAAAGGATATAAATTGGCAGATACAAGACTTTTGGATGGTTTAGAAGATATttctgatattcagcttatttTGGGATCAAAATCCAGCTATTGCATACCTGAGACTGAAATTGTATTCGGAGAGAAATCTATATATTCAAGAACTCCTCATGGTGTAGTTTTAAAGGGAGCAACCGAGACTATTTTACATGATCTGCCTTATTTACCATATGCCCCTGAAGTCTCGTCGTCTTCCTACATTTCGATAACTAATAGAACCCCAGACTACCTGCCTTCAGAAGAAGCTAAGTTTTATCAAACCTCTAATATAGATTTTGGCAAAATCGAGATTAGAAATGAATCATTTGTTTTggaaggagaggatgatgaagtCAGTGGGTTAGTTGATATTGAAAAGGATGTACTTGATTCTGTTTGTGACGAAGCATTGGATAGAGAGACTTCAATATACTCTGAAACTGTTGAAATACATACTCAGTTGGTCAATTACGTTTTAGAGAAAACTACAAGGAATAGTGAAGGGAGGCTGGTGATGCCATTACTCTGGAACCCTAGAGTTTCTCACCTTTTGGGACATAActtcaatatatcagagaaaatactgtcaggcttgcaaagaaaatttcaaggaaatttagaTGATACACTGAAGCAGATAAATATGGTATTTAAAGAGCAAGCAGATGCTGGTataattgagagaattgaaaatcttgataaattcaagaaggagcatccagagtccagtttcatgccttttatgggcatttttaagCCTGATCGTGAGACCACAAAATGTAGGGTTGTGTTCCTATCCAATTTGAGTGACAAAGGCAGTATGAATCACAATCAAACTATGCATGCAGGTCCCACATTAAATCAGAAACTCTCCACTTCCATTATTAATTTGAGGTTCGGAAGCAAATTATGTTGCTTTGATATAAAGAAGGCATTCAACAATATAGGTCTTGAGGAAGTCGACCAAAATcgcctttgttttttatggtttagaaatcttgaagatggagatttttcaattattggctaTAAGAATAGTAGACTTCCTTTTGGGCTTCGATGTTCACCTGCATTATTAATGCTTGGGTTATATAAGATATTGATACTGGATTCTACCAATGATTCTTTTCCATTGATGAAACTCAAGAGAACCATTTATCAGTTGtcttatatggacaactgtgcatTTACGGCAGAAACGTCAGAGTGTTTGTTGTGGATGTATACaatgttggaggatattttcaGTCCATATAAGTTTTCACTTCAGCAGTTTTTATCAAATGACATGTCATTACAGAAAGAAATTGACAAAATTCAGGAAACAGAGACTCCGACAAAAAGTAAACTGCTGGGACTTGAGTGGGATCGAATGAGTGATACATTGTCTACAAAACCCATACAACTGGatataaattcatcaacaaaaagacAAGTTTTATCTACCATAGCTTCACAGTTCGATCTTcttaatttcaatggacctatacTGAATCGAGCCAGATTGTTTCTACACAGATTGCAGTGTAGACCAGAACTAGATTGGGATGAAAAGCTTACTGCTCCTTTGATCAATGAATGGAAGAATATCTGCAAGCAGGCCAATTCTGCACCTTCTGTAGAGTTCCCACGGAATTTTGGTGCTCGTACTGACAAATATAAATTGGTTGGGTTTGCTGATAGTAGTAAGGTTCTGTTTGGCGCTGCAGTGTATCTGTATAACATAAGTACAAATAAGATCGACTTTATTTTAGCAAGAAATAAACTGGTGAGTAAACAATTGGAGTCAAAATCCATACCAAGCTTGGAATTACAAGCTCTTGCTTTAACTGTAGAAACTGTAAAGTAA
- the LOC137653219 gene encoding uncharacterized protein has product MKFSFVSGEDSPADCITRPLSFRQLIKTNYITGPKFITESESNVICSDSTLSFIIPGLFESKQVHKVETNCGSACSPPNVGSEHLFPFNRVSSFEKAVRVHAVVLRFCSILKSKFKSKHPALDHFEVEDEGFNFYDEACRQIIIRDQHIYFPDVFDYFHSKQKQLKNLPNIVAQLNLFLDSDGMVRVKSKCRRLKEVQHFNKFNYPLLLSKHSMLVPLIIRELHVKLSHAGCYPLLAELRRNFWITHIYSAVKKVLSNCITCKRLNERVIKLNQSHYPEFRINPENIPYRQIFIDHMGPFKIKNDQGNTVKVWLLCITCLWSRAINLKICMDLTSEEFIRALQLHTYEFGIPSLCLSDLGSQFVAGANQISSFLSDYETNAYLQEHGIKSFKFEQYYKGCNQLGSLVESCLKLTKRLLFGAMRNNILPLRDFDFIVHKTKHLVNRRPISFKVSLRDSSGESIPEIITPEMLIHGRELVSINIIPQLQGPTDADPEFNADQIPSSLLKLQNVRHNLIKIYNEEFVGNLIYQAVNKKDRYKPVQHKELKVGDIVLLKEPLAKPCNYPMGRIKEIVKNINNEVTAVKVFKGKTGEILKRHSSSIIPLLSVPSDDEKQGVPDTKNVHIVSSRPKRKAAIQGAAKIHQILAESD; this is encoded by the coding sequence ATGAAATTTTCTTTTGTGTCTGGAGAAGATAGTCCAGCAGACTGCATCACCAGACCTTTATCCTTTAGGCAGCTAATTAAAACAAACTATATAACTGGTCCTAAGTTCATTACAGAGAGCGAAAGCAATGTGATCTGTAGTGACAGCACATTGTCTTTCATCATACCTGGATTATTTGAATCAAAACAAGTGCATAAAGTGGAAACAAATTGTGGTAGTGCTTGTTCACCTCCGAATGTGGGCTCGGAACATCTTTTCCCTTTTAATAGGGTTTCTAGTTTTGAGAAGGCCGTGAGAGTGCATGCGGTGGTGCTCAGGTTCTGCAGCATTTTGAAATCTAAGTTTAAAAGCAAACATCCAGCTCTAGATCATTTTGAAGTTGAAGATGAAGGTTTTAACTTTTATGATGAAGCTTGTAGGCAGATTATAATCAGGGATCAACATATTTACTTCCCAGAtgtctttgattattttcactcaaaacagaagcagttgaagaatctgcctaacattgttgcacagttgaacttgtttcttgattcggatggcatggtgagggtaaaaagtaaatgccGAAGATTGAAGGAAGTCCAACATTTTAACAAATTCAACTATCCTTTACTACTATCGAAGCACAGTATGTTGGTTCCTCTGATTATAAGGGAATTGCACGTGAAGCTCTCACATGCTGGTTGTTATCCTTTGTTGGCGGAACTTAGAAGAAACTTTTGGATTACCCATATATACTCGGCTGTGAAGAAAGTTCTGTCAAACTGCATTACTTGTAAGAGATTAAATGAGAGGGTAATCAAATTAAATCAAAGTCATTACCCAGAGTTCAGGATTAATCCTGAAAACATACCGTACAGGcagattttcattgatcatatgggtccaTTTAAAATAAAGAATGATCAAGGAAATACTGTCAAGGTATGGCTGTTATGTATTACGTGTCTGTGGTCCCGGgctattaacttgaaaatttgtaTGGATTTAACTTCAGAGGAATTTATTAGAGCATTACAACTTCATACATATGAATTTGGTATTCCTTCCCTATGTCTGTCTGATTTGGGATCGCAATTCGTTGCTGGTGCAAATCAGATCTCTAGTTTCTTGAGCGATTACGAgacaaatgcatatttacaggAACATGGAATTAAATCCTTTAAATTTGAGCAATATTACAAAGGATGTAATCAACTCGGCTCGTTAGTAGAGTCTTGTTTGAAACTAACCAAGCGCTTATTATTTGGAGCAATGCGCAATAATATTCTTCCCCTTcgggattttgattttattgttcacaaaactaaacatttggtgaacagaAGGCCAATTTCATTTAAAGTGTCTCTTAGGGACTCTTCGGGAGAGAGCATTCCAGAAATCATTACCCCAGAGATGTTGATTCATGGCAGAGAATTGGTTTCCATCAATATAATCCCTCAACTACAAGGCCCAACAGATGCCGATCCAGAATTCAATGCAGATCAGATTCCTTCATCATTACTGAAACTGCAAAATGTACGACATAATCTTATtaaaatatacaatgaagaatttgttgggaatctgatatatcaagccgtaaataaaaaagaccgatacaagcccgttcaacataaagaaCTTAAAGTTGGAGATATAGTACTTTTGAAGGAACCCTTAGCTAAACCCTGTAATTATCCAATGGGACGCATTaaggaaattgtaaaaaatataaacaatgaagttacgGCTGTGAAAGTCTTTAAAGGGAAAACTGGAGAAATATTAAAACGGCACTCTAGTTCTATAATTCCTCTTTTGTCAGTCCCAAGCGATGATGAGAAGCAAGGTGTACCAGACACTAAGAATGTTCATATTGTATCATCACGTCCTAAAAGAAAAGCAGCTATACAGGGGGCTGCCAAAATTCACCAAATTTTGGCTGAATCTGATTAG